The DNA sequence ACTTGAGCATCTCGCCGATGTTCGCCACCGCCTGACGGCTGATGACCGGCCGGTAGCCCTTGATGCTGTCCTGAAGGATTTGACGGAGAAGTTTCGGATCGATGCCCGCGAAGTACTTCTCGGCCACCTTCACGGCCCCGCGAGTCCGGTGAGCCGGAGGAGGTCCCGCGCCTTCGCCTCTCGCCGCTCCGGCGGCTCCCCTGCGAGCTCCGGGCCGAACACGACGTTGGCGAGGCTCGTGCGCCAGGGCAGCAGCGCGTCACGGGCGAACATGTAGCCGATGCGCGGGTTGATGCCCTGGACGGGGACACCGTTTACACTCACGTGCCCGGTGGACGGCAGGAAGAGTCCGGAGACGATGTTGAGGAGCGTCGACTTGCCGCAGCCGCTCGGTCCCACGATGGCGAGGAACTCGCCCTCCGCCACGTCGAGGGTGACGTCGGCCAGCACCGGCACCGTACGGCCGTCGATCTCGAAGGCGTGGGAGAGATGCGCGATGCCGATCTTGCGACGCGGCGTGGGGGGCGCCGTTGACAACGATCTCCTCCGAGCTTATGAAGAGTGAACCGGGCGGTCCAAAACGGAAACCGGCGCGACGCTATCACAGTCCTACGACGATCGCAAACGCTGGAGGTCACGTGTCCGAGCGCGTAGCAGTGGTGGGCGTGAGCCAGGTCGGGTATGCGAGCGCCATCACCGACCGCACGCTCGAGGAGCTGATCTTCGAGGCGGCGAGCGGTGCCCTCGCCGACGCCCGCCTCGCCTGGAGCGATCTCGACGCCGTCGTGATCGGCGCCTCCGATCTCGTCGACGGACGTGTCATCTCGAGCATGGTGACGGCGCCGCCGGCGGGCGGCTACATGAAGGACCTGCTGGCGGTAGCGTCGAGCGCGGAGCACGCCTTCGTGCTCGCCTACCTGCGCCTGGCCTCCGGCCTCGGCCACACCGCGCTGGTGGCCGGCTGGAGCAAGTGCTCGGAGGCGCCCATCCCGCTCGTGGAGCAGCTCAGCCTCGACCCCTTCTACCGACGGCACGTGGGGATGGACGGTCTGGTGGCGGCTGCAATCCAGGCCGCAGCCTACCGCGACCGCTACGGGCTGGAGGAGGCGGCGGCGGCGCGCGTGGTGGTGAAGAACCGGGCGAGCGGCGTCCGGAACCCTCACGCCGAGCGCCGGCAGGCCGTGACCGCGAACGACGTTCTCGTCTCGCCGATGGTGGTGTGGCCCCTCAAGGCGCTCGAGACGTCGCCCCTGTCGGATGGGGCCTGCGCGCTCGTGCTCGCCCGCGGGGAGCGCGCCGACACGCTCCGGTGTCCGGCGGCGCAGGTGCGGGGCGTGGGCTGGGCCTCGGCGACCTACTGGCGGGAGCCGGAGGAACTCGTCGACTCCCGCGCGCTGGCGGCGGCCGCGGAGCGCGCGTACCGGATGGCCGGCGTGCGGGACCCGCGCCGCGAGTTCGCCGTGGCCGAGGTGTACGATGTCACCCCGTACCACGAGCTCATGGCGTACGAGGGGCTGGGCTTCTGCGGCCCCGGTGAGGGCGCGCGCTTCGCCGCCGCCGGCGAGGTCAGCGTCAATCCCTCCGGAGGCCTCCTCTGCGCGCACCCGTTCTTCGCCTCCGGCCTCGTGCGGATCGCCGAGGCCTGTCTTCAAGTCACGGGCCGCGCCGACGGCCACCAGGTAGTGCGCGCGCGGCGCGCGGTCGCCCACGGTGCCAGCGGGCTCGCCGGCCAGGCCCACACGGTGGTCGTCCTCGAAGGCGAGGCGTGACGGCGATGCGGCGCGTGGCTATCGTCGGCGTCGGCCAGACCGAGCACCGCTTCCGCCGGGACGACGTGACTTACCCCGAGCTGGCGCGGGAGGCCGTCGCGCGCGCGCTGGCCCATGCGGGCCTGGAGGTGCGCGACATCGAGGCGGCCGTGCTCGCCCTGGCGCCCGATGCGCTCATGGGCGTGGCCCACGCCGAGCGGTGGGTGGCCGACGCCCTCGGCGTGGCTGACAAGCCCTTCATGCGCGTCAACACCGGCGGGTCCACGGGGATCACCACCGTGCACGCCGCCTACTTCCACGTGGCGTCCGGCATGTTCGACTGCGTACTGGCGGCGGGGGCCGACCGGGTGGGGGAAAGCGGCGACGCCCAGCTCGTCCTGAACACGATGTGGGACGTCCTCTACGAGCGGCCCTTCCCGCTCAACGCCATCAACATGCTGGCGCTCCAGGCCGTGCGCTACATGGCGAAGTACGGCACGACGGAGTACCACATGGCGCTGGCCGCGGTGAAGAACCGGCGCCACGCGCTCCGGAACCCTCACGCCCACCTCCGGAAGGAGGTGACGGTGGAGGAGGTTCTCGCCTCGCGGGTGATCTGCTGGCCCATCAAGCTCTTCGACGCCTGCCCGCAGTCCACGGGAGGCTGCGCCCTGGTTCTCTGCTCGGAAGAGGTCGCGCGCCGGCTGCCGGGGCCGAAGGCGTGGATCGATGGCGTCGGCAACTGCGTGGAGACCTACTTCATGGGGGACCGCATGGGTCCGGCCGCCGAGCACGACCACGCCGACGCCGACGCCCTCGCCGAGGCCATCGCCCGGGCCTACCGCCAGGCCGGGATCCGCGACCCCTGGCGGGAGATCGACGTGGCCGAGCTCTACGCGCCCTTCAGCAACATCGAGCTTCACGTCATCGAGGCGGCGCGGCTGTGTGACAAGGGGCAGGCGGGACCGCTCCTCGAGAAGGGCGAGTTCCACCTGGGGAGCCGCCAGCCTGTCAACCCGTCGGGCGGGGTGCTGTGCGCGAATCCCATTGCCGTCACCGCCATGGTCCGCGTGGCGGAGGCTGCGCTGCAGGTGATGGCCCATGCGGGCGAGCGGCAGGTGGAGGGGGCGCGGACGGCGCTTGCCACCGGCATCGGCGGCGACCACCAGTTTTATGGAGCCGTGGTCTTGCGAGGGGAACGATGAGTGACGTGCGCCGCGTGGTCGAGGAGCGCCACGGGCTCCCCGGGGCGCTCCGAGCGCTGGGGGGTGTGGGGGGCCATGTCGGGGCCCCCCACGTCGGGCGATGAGCGAGCCGGTGATCGAGATCGAGCAACATTGGGATATCCACTACCGTCACGCCGCCGGCGAGACGGGCAGCCACTTCTTCCGGGCGCTGCGTGAGAAGCGCCTTCTCGGCCGCCGCTGCCCGCAGTGCCGGCGCGTGCTCCTGCCCCCCCGCGGCTTCTGCGACCGCTGCTTCGCCGCCACCGGCGAGTGGGTGGAGGTCGCGCCCGACGGGGTGCTGGAGGCGTTCACGGTGGTGGCTCAGAAGTTTACGGGCATGCCCGACCCGCCCTACGTGGTGGCGTATGTGCGGCTCAGGAACGCCGACACGGCGATGGTGAACTACCTCCGCGGCGTCGATCTCTCCGACGTGCGGGCGGCGGCCCAGCGGCTCGCCGTCGGGATGCCGGTCCGCGCGATCTTCACCGCGCGGCCCGAGGGGCGGATGACCGACTTCTGGTTCGAGCCGGCGCGGTGAGCGTCGGACAGGTTCTGGGCTCCGTCGCCGACGAAGTCAGGCTGGAGCGCGACGGCCCGGTCGCCACGATCACGTTCAACCGGCCCGGGGACCAGAACCGGCTCACGCGGGACGTCCTCCTCGCCCTCCAGGGCATCGTCGACCGCCTCGCCGATGACGAGGAGATCCAGGCGATCGTCGTGACGGGCACGGGGAATCAGTTCTTCTCCATGGGGATCCTGAACCCCGCCGTGCGCGCCTCCTACACCAAGGACCAAATCCTGGAGCTCGTCCGGGTCGCCAACCGGCTCTACGACGCCATCGAGGCGCTTCCACAAATCGTCATCGTCGCCCTGAACGGCGCCGCCCGGGCCGGCGCCGCCGAGCTCGCGCTGGCGTGCGATATCCGGCTGGCCGCGGCGCACGCCACGTTCGCGCTGCCCGAGGCGCTCTGGGGCGGCTTCCCGGGCGCCGGCGGTCCCGTGCGTCTGCCCGTGATCGTCGGCCGGGCGCGGGCCCTCGAGATCATCTGCACCGGGCGCGAGCTCGGTGCCGCGGAGATGGAGCGGCTCGGACTCGTGCTCGCCGTCCACCCGGCGGAGCGATTGCTCCCCGAAGCGCACGCGCTCGCCACCCGCATCTGCGCGAGCGGGCCCCTCGCCACGCGCGGCGCCAAGCGCATCATGAACGTGCGCATGGCTTCTGGATTTACCGCGGCCCGCGCGCTGTCGGACGCGCTCCGCCACGCGCTCGAATGGAGCCGGGACGTCGACGAGGGCCTGGCGGCGCATCGCGAGGGCCGGCAGCCGCGCTTCACCGGGCGCTGACGATGCGGCAGGCGGTCGGGATGCCGCCGCGCAGCCGCACGCTGGGCGACCTCCTCGACGAGCAGACGGCCGCGCGGCCGCGGGCGGAGGCGGTCGTCTTCCGGGGAGAGCGCCTCACCTACGCCGCGCTGAAGGCGCAGGCCGACGGGCTGGCGCGGGCCCTCCTCGCCGCCGGCGTGCGGAGAGGTGACCGCGTCGCCATCCTCCTCCCGAACCGGCCGGAGTGGCTCGTCACCGCCTTCGCCGCCGCCAAGGTCGGGGCGATCACCGTCGGCGTCAGCACCTTCTCGACGCCCCGGGAGATCGCGTGGACCCTCGAGCACTGCCGGCCCGCCGCCCTCGTGACCACGGAGGGGTTCCGCGGCCGGAGCTTCCTCGCCCCGCTCTACGAGCTGTGCCCGGAGCTGGCCGCTGCCGCTCCGGAAGCGCTCAGGAGCGAGCGCTTCCCCGAGCTGCGCGCTGTGGCGTGCGTCAACGAGCGGCGGTACGACGGCGTTTACCGGCTCGGCGATCTGCTCGCCCGGGCGACCGAGGTGAGCGAGGCCGCCCTCGCCGCCGCCCAGGCGGCGGTGGCTCCCGCCGACCTCGCCTATATCCTCTACACGTCAGGCTCCACCGCCACGCCCAAGGGCGTCACCCTCGCCCACGGCGGCGTGATCGAGAACGGCTTCAACATCGGCGAGCGCCAGCACCTGCGCGAGACGGACCGGCTCTGGCTGGCCGTGCCGCTCTTCTGGTCCTTCGGATCGGCCAACGCGCTGCCCGCCATCATGACCCACGGAGGCGCGATCGTCCTCCAGGAGAGCTTCGAGCCCGGGGAGGCCCTCGCCCTCCTCGACGAGGAGCGGTGCAGCGTCTACTACGGGATGACGAACATGGCGCGGGCGATCCTGGAGCACCCCAACCGGCCGCGGCGCCGGCTCCTCACCATGCGCACCGGCCTCACCATCGGGCTCCCCGAGGACATCCAGATGACGATGGAGGCCGTCAACGCCCGCGAGCTCTGCAACGTCTACGGCTCGACGGAGACCTACGGGAACTGCGCGGTGACCGACGCTCACGACCCCCTCGAGCTCCGCCTGCACACCCAGGGGGCGCCGCTGC is a window from the Candidatus Methylomirabilota bacterium genome containing:
- a CDS encoding ATP-binding cassette domain-containing protein, which encodes MSTAPPTPRRKIGIAHLSHAFEIDGRTVPVLADVTLDVAEGEFLAIVGPSGCGKSTLLNIVSGLFLPSTGHVSVNGVPVQGINPRIGYMFARDALLPWRTSLANVVFGPELAGEPPERREAKARDLLRLTGLAGP
- a CDS encoding thiolase family protein, which codes for MSERVAVVGVSQVGYASAITDRTLEELIFEAASGALADARLAWSDLDAVVIGASDLVDGRVISSMVTAPPAGGYMKDLLAVASSAEHAFVLAYLRLASGLGHTALVAGWSKCSEAPIPLVEQLSLDPFYRRHVGMDGLVAAAIQAAAYRDRYGLEEAAAARVVVKNRASGVRNPHAERRQAVTANDVLVSPMVVWPLKALETSPLSDGACALVLARGERADTLRCPAAQVRGVGWASATYWREPEELVDSRALAAAAERAYRMAGVRDPRREFAVAEVYDVTPYHELMAYEGLGFCGPGEGARFAAAGEVSVNPSGGLLCAHPFFASGLVRIAEACLQVTGRADGHQVVRARRAVAHGASGLAGQAHTVVVLEGEA
- a CDS encoding thiolase family protein — translated: MRRVAIVGVGQTEHRFRRDDVTYPELAREAVARALAHAGLEVRDIEAAVLALAPDALMGVAHAERWVADALGVADKPFMRVNTGGSTGITTVHAAYFHVASGMFDCVLAAGADRVGESGDAQLVLNTMWDVLYERPFPLNAINMLALQAVRYMAKYGTTEYHMALAAVKNRRHALRNPHAHLRKEVTVEEVLASRVICWPIKLFDACPQSTGGCALVLCSEEVARRLPGPKAWIDGVGNCVETYFMGDRMGPAAEHDHADADALAEAIARAYRQAGIRDPWREIDVAELYAPFSNIELHVIEAARLCDKGQAGPLLEKGEFHLGSRQPVNPSGGVLCANPIAVTAMVRVAEAALQVMAHAGERQVEGARTALATGIGGDHQFYGAVVLRGER
- a CDS encoding Zn-ribbon domain-containing OB-fold protein; translation: MIEIEQHWDIHYRHAAGETGSHFFRALREKRLLGRRCPQCRRVLLPPRGFCDRCFAATGEWVEVAPDGVLEAFTVVAQKFTGMPDPPYVVAYVRLRNADTAMVNYLRGVDLSDVRAAAQRLAVGMPVRAIFTARPEGRMTDFWFEPAR
- a CDS encoding enoyl-CoA hydratase/isomerase family protein produces the protein MSVGQVLGSVADEVRLERDGPVATITFNRPGDQNRLTRDVLLALQGIVDRLADDEEIQAIVVTGTGNQFFSMGILNPAVRASYTKDQILELVRVANRLYDAIEALPQIVIVALNGAARAGAAELALACDIRLAAAHATFALPEALWGGFPGAGGPVRLPVIVGRARALEIICTGRELGAAEMERLGLVLAVHPAERLLPEAHALATRICASGPLATRGAKRIMNVRMASGFTAARALSDALRHALEWSRDVDEGLAAHREGRQPRFTGR
- a CDS encoding AMP-binding protein, producing the protein MPPRSRTLGDLLDEQTAARPRAEAVVFRGERLTYAALKAQADGLARALLAAGVRRGDRVAILLPNRPEWLVTAFAAAKVGAITVGVSTFSTPREIAWTLEHCRPAALVTTEGFRGRSFLAPLYELCPELAAAAPEALRSERFPELRAVACVNERRYDGVYRLGDLLARATEVSEAALAAAQAAVAPADLAYILYTSGSTATPKGVTLAHGGVIENGFNIGERQHLRETDRLWLAVPLFWSFGSANALPAIMTHGGAIVLQESFEPGEALALLDEERCSVYYGMTNMARAILEHPNRPRRRLLTMRTGLTIGLPEDIQMTMEAVNARELCNVYGSTETYGNCAVTDAHDPLELRLHTQGAPLPGMDIRVVDPTTGRALPAGEVGEFRVKGYLTPGYYNDPGLNRTAFDADGYFVTGDLGCLGTDGRVRFRGRLKEMIKTGGINVAPLEVEGVLLTHPAVKQAYVVGVPDRDRGELVVAAVELHEGAEATAEALVAFCRERLAGYKVPARVVFRKGEEFPRTPTGKVQKPQLREELSRVVAGSGKR